The following proteins are co-located in the Hevea brasiliensis isolate MT/VB/25A 57/8 chromosome 11, ASM3005281v1, whole genome shotgun sequence genome:
- the LOC110652982 gene encoding ethylene-responsive transcription factor ERF017-like yields the protein MEKPGTSEQPSSDRNEPKYKGVRKRKWGKWVSEIRLPNSRERIWLGSFDTAEKAARAFDAALYCLRGREAKFNFPDNPPDIAGGQSLSPQEIQVVAARYANENSSPSSTTRNISRSITSAGESSSFQVMDQCLSSSSDGGAAQVDNDAATIDWSLILNELDSNEGAPEYGLYPGMDNEYYPPSPHSFVLDHDNNNNNGNDDDDQNGDDAYSQPSFLWNF from the coding sequence atGGAGAAACCTGGAACATCGGAGCAACCCTCGTCAGACAGGAATGAGCCCAAGTACAAGGGTGTGCGGAAGCGAAAATGGGGGAAGTGGGTGTCAGAAATCAGGCTGCCAAACAGCCGGGAAAGAATTTGGTTAGGATCATTTGATACGGCAGAAAAGGCAGCCCGTGCATTCGACGCTGCCTTGTATTGCCTGCGCGGGCGAGAAGCAAAGTTCAACTTCCCCGATAATCCACCAGATATTGCCGGCGGGCAGTCACTTAGTCCACAAGAAATCCAAGTAGTTGCAGCGAGATATGCGAATGAAAACTCAAGTCCGTCATCGACGACTAGAAATATCAGTCGTAGCATTACTAGCGCGGGTGAATCATCATCATTTCAAGTTATGGATCAGTGCCTCTCGTCGTCATCAGATGGGGGGGCAGCCCAGGTGGATAATGACGCTGCAACAATAGATTGGTCATTAATTCTGAATGAGTTGGACTCTAATGAAGGTGCTCCAGAGTATGGACTTTATCCAGGGATGGACAATGAGTATTATCCACCATCGCCACATTCATTCGTTCTTGatcatgataataataataataatgggaATGATGATGATGATCAAAATGGGGATGACGCTTATTCCCAGCCATCATTTCTCTGGAACTTTTGA
- the LOC110662260 gene encoding uncharacterized protein LOC110662260 isoform X1: protein MPSKPKSSLPLADSLPLPHHDDDDDFQIPLSQSQQAFTVASTSRKPLKPSNNSHRPPKKPKRSNNPGKENVAPNNSIPNRKTPSDTDEELKLYENCSLDLIESSIDFSHRNINVDDDEHCQDRSFETKSGKGKEGLEVNVGYLCNSIEARLMRSGVDPGVNPVEHGLNEADGLEDFDEDGQLDVLIKLCTDDSREESKVTSGMDLGGCLVQCPLCGIDISDLSEESRLVHTNDCLDKEEKNAQEVASAKNDGATDLAPQVDDVLVHSPGQVVDVSPVLKWLQNLGLERYEEAFVREEIDWESLKWLTEEDLFSIGVTALGPRKKIVHALAELRKGCNLVAETHRDTHASVEVGSCSIHGAEMQVGASKVIGDVTSKPAANKLITDYFPGTVNVRKKLGTLSTKKQGLAKRHQDYANKCVVKNHPVNIKKLKDIPLWCTIPGTPFRVDAFKYLRGDCAHWFLTHFHMDHYQGLTRSFCHGKIYCSLITARLVNMKIGIPWDKLQILPLNQTINIAGIDVTCLDANHCSGSIIILFEPPNGKAVLHTGDFRFCEKMASMIALQRCHIHTLILDTTYCNPQYDFPKQEAVIQFVIEAIQAESFNPKTLFLIGSYTIGKERLFLEVAQLLKRKVHVTAAKFRLLECLGLSKEDMQWLTLNEQESQIHVVPMWTLASFKRLKHISNQYAGRFSLTVAFSPTGWTFGKGKKKSPGRRWQQGTIIRYEVPYSEHCSFTELREFVKFVSPEKIIPSVNNDGPDSADTMVSLLLS, encoded by the exons ATGCCTTCAAAACCCAAATCATCTCTGCCTCTCGCTGATTCTCTTCCACTCCCACATCATGACGACGACGATGACTTCCAGATCCCTCTCTCACAATCACAGCAAGCTTTCACTGTCGCTTCAACCTCCAGAAAACCCCTCAAACCCTCCAACAATTCCCACCGACCGCCAAAAAAACCCAAGCGATCTAACAATCCCGGCAAGGAGAACGTGGCTCCCAACAATTCTATACCCAATCGGAAAACGCCGTCTGATACCGATGAAGAGTTAAAATTATACGAGAATTGCAGCTTGGATTTGATAGAGTCGAGCATCGATTTCAGTCACAGAAATATTAATGTCGATGACGATGAGCATTGTCAAGATAGAAGTTTTGAAACCAAGAGTGGTAAGGGGAAAGAGGGACTGGAAGTGAATGTGGGGTATTTGTGCAATTCTATAGAAGCTAGGCTAATGAGGTCGGGAGTTGATCCTGGAGTCAATCCCGTAGAACATGGGTTAAATGAGGCTGATGGGTTGGAGGATTTCGACGAAGACGGTCAGCTCGACGTGCTAATTAAGTTATGTACTGATGATTCGAGAGAGGAAAGCAAGGTTACCAGTGGTATGGATCTGGGAGGTTGTTTGGTTCAGTGTCCGCTTTGCGGGATTGACATTTCGGATCTGAGCGAGGAATCCAGACTGGTTCACACTAACGATTGTCTTGACAAAGAGGAAAAAAACGCCCAAGAA GTTGCTTCTGCCAAAAATGACGGGGCAACTGACTTAGCACCACAAGTTGATGATGTTCTTGTTCATTCTCCAGGCCAAGTTGTTGATGTTTCCCCTGTACTTAAGTGGCTACAAAATTTAGGTTTAGAAAGATATGAGGAAGCTTTTGTTCGAGAAGAAATTGATTGGGAATCCTTAAAGTGGCTAACAGAAGAG GATCTCTTTAGCATAGGTGTTACTGCACTTGGTCCAAGGAAGAAGATTGTGCATGCTCTTGCTGAACTTAGAAAAGGGTGTAATCTAGTGGCTGAGACGCACAGGGACACACATGCTTCTGTTGAAGTTGGATCATGTAGTATCCATGGAGCAGAGATGCAAGTAGGGGCTTCCAAAGTTATTGGTGATGTAACTAGTAAACCAGCTGCAAACAAGTTGATTACGGATTATTTTCCTGGTACTGTCAATGTTAGAAAGAAACTTGGCACCTTGTCTACAAAAAAGCAAGGACTAGCAAAGAGACACCAAGATTATGCTAATAAGTGTGTGGTGAAAAACCACCCTGTAAACATTAAAAAGCTCAAAGATATTCCCTTGTGGTGCACCATACCAGGGACGCCATTCCGGGTG GATGCTTTCAAATATCTTAGAGGAGATTGTGCCCATTGGTTTCTTACTCACTTCCATATGGATC ATTATCAAGGCTTAACAAGATCTTTCTGTCATGGGAAGATCTATTGCTCCTTGATCACAGCAAGACTTGTAAATATGAAGATTGGGATCCCTTGGGACAAATTACAAATTTTACCTCTCAACCAAACCATCAATATTGCTGGGATTGATGTGACCTGCTTGGATGCAAACCACTGCTCGGGTTCCATCATAATACTCTTTGAACCTCCCAATGGTAAG GCAGTTTTACACACAGGAGATTTTCGCTTTTGTGAGAAGATGGCAAGCATGATTGCTTTACAAAGGTGTCATATCCATACTCTCATCCTTGATACCACATACTGCAATCCCCAG TATGACTTTCCAAAGCAGGAGGCTGTAATACAGTTTGTCATTGAGGCCATTCAAGCTGAATCTTTCAATCCCAAAACTCTTTTTCTAATTGGAAGCTACACTATTG GAAAGGAAAGACTGTTCTTGGAGGTTGCTCAATTACTCAAAAGAAAGGTTCATGTTACAGCGGCAAAGTTTCGTCTTTTGGAATGTTTAGGGCTCTCGAAGGAAGATATGCAGTGGTTAACATTAAATGAACAGGAAAGCCAAATTCATGTGGTGCCTATGTGGACACTTGCGAGCTTTAAAAGACTGAAACATATATCCAATCAATATGCG GGCCGATTCAGTCTTACAGTCGCCTTCTCTCCAACTGGTTGGACATTTGGCAAGGGGAAAAAGAAGTCTCCAGGTAGAAGGTGGCAGCAAGGAACCATTATAAG GTACGAAGTTCCATATAGCGAGCATTGCAGTTTTACAGAACTCAGAGAGTTTGTGAAGTTTGTATCTCCTGAAAAAATAATACCAAGTGTAAATAATGATGGACCGGATTCTGCTGATACAATGGTTTCCCTTCTGCTGTCTTGA
- the LOC110662260 gene encoding uncharacterized protein LOC110662260 isoform X2, producing MPSKPKSSLPLADSLPLPHHDDDDDFQIPLSQSQQAFTVASTSRKPLKPSNNSHRPPKKPKRSNNPGKENVAPNNSIPNRKTPSDTDEELKLYENCSLDLIESSIDFSHRNINVDDDEHCQDRSFETKSGKGKEGLEVNVGYLCNSIEARLMRSGVDPGVNPVEHGLNEADGLEDFDEDGQLDVLIKLCTDDSREESKVTSGMDLGGCLVQCPLCGIDISDLSEESRLVHTNDCLDKEEKNAQEVASAKNDGATDLAPQVDDVLVHSPGQVVDVSPVLKWLQNLGLERYEEAFVREEIDWESLKWLTEEDLFSIGVTALGPRKKIVHALAELRKGCNLVAETHRDTHASVEVGSCSIHGAEMQVGASKVIGDVTSKPAANKLITDYFPGTVNVRKKLGTLSTKKQGLAKRHQDYANKCVVKNHPVNIKKLKDIPLWCTIPGTPFRVDAFKYLRGDCAHWFLTHFHMDHYQGLTRSFCHGKIYCSLITARLVNMKIGIPWDKLQILPLNQTINIAGIDVTCLDANHCSGSIIILFEPPNVLHTGDFRFCEKMASMIALQRCHIHTLILDTTYCNPQYDFPKQEAVIQFVIEAIQAESFNPKTLFLIGSYTIGKERLFLEVAQLLKRKVHVTAAKFRLLECLGLSKEDMQWLTLNEQESQIHVVPMWTLASFKRLKHISNQYAGRFSLTVAFSPTGWTFGKGKKKSPGRRWQQGTIIRYEVPYSEHCSFTELREFVKFVSPEKIIPSVNNDGPDSADTMVSLLLS from the exons ATGCCTTCAAAACCCAAATCATCTCTGCCTCTCGCTGATTCTCTTCCACTCCCACATCATGACGACGACGATGACTTCCAGATCCCTCTCTCACAATCACAGCAAGCTTTCACTGTCGCTTCAACCTCCAGAAAACCCCTCAAACCCTCCAACAATTCCCACCGACCGCCAAAAAAACCCAAGCGATCTAACAATCCCGGCAAGGAGAACGTGGCTCCCAACAATTCTATACCCAATCGGAAAACGCCGTCTGATACCGATGAAGAGTTAAAATTATACGAGAATTGCAGCTTGGATTTGATAGAGTCGAGCATCGATTTCAGTCACAGAAATATTAATGTCGATGACGATGAGCATTGTCAAGATAGAAGTTTTGAAACCAAGAGTGGTAAGGGGAAAGAGGGACTGGAAGTGAATGTGGGGTATTTGTGCAATTCTATAGAAGCTAGGCTAATGAGGTCGGGAGTTGATCCTGGAGTCAATCCCGTAGAACATGGGTTAAATGAGGCTGATGGGTTGGAGGATTTCGACGAAGACGGTCAGCTCGACGTGCTAATTAAGTTATGTACTGATGATTCGAGAGAGGAAAGCAAGGTTACCAGTGGTATGGATCTGGGAGGTTGTTTGGTTCAGTGTCCGCTTTGCGGGATTGACATTTCGGATCTGAGCGAGGAATCCAGACTGGTTCACACTAACGATTGTCTTGACAAAGAGGAAAAAAACGCCCAAGAA GTTGCTTCTGCCAAAAATGACGGGGCAACTGACTTAGCACCACAAGTTGATGATGTTCTTGTTCATTCTCCAGGCCAAGTTGTTGATGTTTCCCCTGTACTTAAGTGGCTACAAAATTTAGGTTTAGAAAGATATGAGGAAGCTTTTGTTCGAGAAGAAATTGATTGGGAATCCTTAAAGTGGCTAACAGAAGAG GATCTCTTTAGCATAGGTGTTACTGCACTTGGTCCAAGGAAGAAGATTGTGCATGCTCTTGCTGAACTTAGAAAAGGGTGTAATCTAGTGGCTGAGACGCACAGGGACACACATGCTTCTGTTGAAGTTGGATCATGTAGTATCCATGGAGCAGAGATGCAAGTAGGGGCTTCCAAAGTTATTGGTGATGTAACTAGTAAACCAGCTGCAAACAAGTTGATTACGGATTATTTTCCTGGTACTGTCAATGTTAGAAAGAAACTTGGCACCTTGTCTACAAAAAAGCAAGGACTAGCAAAGAGACACCAAGATTATGCTAATAAGTGTGTGGTGAAAAACCACCCTGTAAACATTAAAAAGCTCAAAGATATTCCCTTGTGGTGCACCATACCAGGGACGCCATTCCGGGTG GATGCTTTCAAATATCTTAGAGGAGATTGTGCCCATTGGTTTCTTACTCACTTCCATATGGATC ATTATCAAGGCTTAACAAGATCTTTCTGTCATGGGAAGATCTATTGCTCCTTGATCACAGCAAGACTTGTAAATATGAAGATTGGGATCCCTTGGGACAAATTACAAATTTTACCTCTCAACCAAACCATCAATATTGCTGGGATTGATGTGACCTGCTTGGATGCAAACCACTGCTCGGGTTCCATCATAATACTCTTTGAACCTCCCAATG TTTTACACACAGGAGATTTTCGCTTTTGTGAGAAGATGGCAAGCATGATTGCTTTACAAAGGTGTCATATCCATACTCTCATCCTTGATACCACATACTGCAATCCCCAG TATGACTTTCCAAAGCAGGAGGCTGTAATACAGTTTGTCATTGAGGCCATTCAAGCTGAATCTTTCAATCCCAAAACTCTTTTTCTAATTGGAAGCTACACTATTG GAAAGGAAAGACTGTTCTTGGAGGTTGCTCAATTACTCAAAAGAAAGGTTCATGTTACAGCGGCAAAGTTTCGTCTTTTGGAATGTTTAGGGCTCTCGAAGGAAGATATGCAGTGGTTAACATTAAATGAACAGGAAAGCCAAATTCATGTGGTGCCTATGTGGACACTTGCGAGCTTTAAAAGACTGAAACATATATCCAATCAATATGCG GGCCGATTCAGTCTTACAGTCGCCTTCTCTCCAACTGGTTGGACATTTGGCAAGGGGAAAAAGAAGTCTCCAGGTAGAAGGTGGCAGCAAGGAACCATTATAAG GTACGAAGTTCCATATAGCGAGCATTGCAGTTTTACAGAACTCAGAGAGTTTGTGAAGTTTGTATCTCCTGAAAAAATAATACCAAGTGTAAATAATGATGGACCGGATTCTGCTGATACAATGGTTTCCCTTCTGCTGTCTTGA